In the Acropora muricata isolate sample 2 chromosome 10, ASM3666990v1, whole genome shotgun sequence genome, one interval contains:
- the LOC136887308 gene encoding trace amine-associated receptor 6-like: MIYSSTSALSVSSSVTLALLYGISALPAVLGNGAFLWVMYKCRSLRTISNLLITSLALADFFVGLVIDPVWIARCIITPRAPNHPLEIAIGSLWIQTSVTTTFSLCVVSLDRYIAIGFPLKYNRIVTYERCRLAVPLIWILSVILGLTRLWITNANFMPVLWACVTVITILLPMVLIIFCYYCIFVQARRQARKISTQTAHFRSQCAVEGVRNRKTAKTVGYVVVLFIISWFPSLVASFLDLTSSHYCIRQNMELIWLWVELIAFTSSGINPWLYSMKSNVFRSEMKRAFGMNNAKARRIIVACENVRKKELRIE, translated from the coding sequence ATGATATATTCCAGTACTTCCGCATTATCGGTTTCGTCAAGCGTCACTCTTGCTTTGTTGTACGGCATCTCCGCGCTGCCAGCCGTTCTGGGAAACGGAGCTTTTCTATGGGTCATGTACAAATGTCGCTCTCTCAGAACTATTTCGAACTTGTTAATAACTTCGTTAGCTCTAGCAGATTTCTTTGTTGGGCTGGTGATCGATCCCGTATGGATTGCGCGGTGCATCATTACCCCTCGAGCTCCGAACCACCCTCTCGAAATAGCTATCGGTAGCCTTTGGATACAGACCAGCGTAACAACGACATTCAGCTTGTGTGTGGTGAGCTTGGACAGATACATCGCCATTGGATTCCCCCTCAAGTACAATCGGATTGTGACATACGAACGCTGCCGTCTCGCAGTTCCATTGATTTGGATTTTGTCTGTCATACTTGGGTTAACACGCCTCTGGATAACTAACGCCAATTTCATGCCGGTCCTTTGGGCTTGTGTTACAGTAATCACAATACTCCTCCCAATGGTTCTTATCATATTTTGCTACTACTGCATCTTTGTGCAGGCCCGGAGACAGGCCAGGAAAATCTCGACGCAAACTGCACACTTCCGTTCGCAATGTGCCGTGGAAGGGGTACGAAACAGGAAAACGGCAAAAACGGTGGGATACGTCGTGGTGCTATTTATTATATCGTGGTTTCCAAGTTTAGTTGCATCTTTCCTCGACCTGACATCGAGTCACTACTGTATCAGGCAAAATATGGAATTGATTTGGCTTTGGGTGGAATTGATAGCATTCACTTCGTCTGGAATAAACCCCTGGCTTTATTCAATGAAAAGCAACGTGTTCAGAAGCGAGATGAAACGTGCGTTTGGAATGAACAACGCAAAAGCTAGGCGAATCATTGTTGCCTGCGAAAACGTTCGCAAAAAGGAGCTAAGGATCGAGTGA